In a genomic window of Thermoproteus tenax Kra 1:
- a CDS encoding diphthine--ammonia ligase, which translates to MDLIALYTGGKDSHYALIKAVQEGHVVKCLLTAEPGRQDSYMFHAVNARWALLHGQSMGLPHYLIQVSGVKEREVEELGDALAKYKRECGAEGVVTGAIASRYQKERVDRLAERLGLRHISPLWGKNQEELLLEEAEAEEFIIVAAMAMGLDERWLGARVGPEEARRLIELSRRYGFSPVGEGGEFETFVLRSPLLKRSVKILSAEKFWSPSGWGYLLIKEAALS; encoded by the coding sequence ATGGATTTAATCGCCCTATATACAGGCGGCAAGGACAGCCACTATGCGCTCATCAAGGCGGTACAAGAGGGGCACGTCGTCAAGTGCCTTCTCACCGCCGAGCCTGGGAGGCAGGATTCCTATATGTTCCACGCAGTCAACGCCAGATGGGCCCTTCTACACGGCCAGTCCATGGGCCTGCCGCACTATTTGATCCAAGTTTCCGGCGTAAAGGAGAGGGAAGTCGAGGAGCTAGGCGATGCTTTGGCCAAATACAAACGTGAGTGCGGAGCTGAAGGCGTCGTGACCGGGGCCATAGCCTCGAGGTACCAAAAGGAGAGAGTAGACAGGTTGGCCGAACGCCTGGGACTTAGGCATATCTCTCCTCTGTGGGGGAAAAACCAAGAGGAGCTGCTCCTGGAGGAAGCCGAAGCTGAGGAGTTCATCATAGTGGCCGCGATGGCCATGGGCCTAGACGAGAGGTGGCTCGGCGCTAGGGTGGGGCCGGAGGAGGCGAGGAGACTGATAGAGCTAAGCAGAAGGTACGGCTTCTCCCCCGTCGGGGAGGGCGGCGAGTTCGAGACCTTCGTCCTAAGGAGTCCGTTGTTGAAGAGATCTGTGAAAATCCTAAGCGCCGAGAAATTCTGGAGCCCCTCCGGCTGGGGCTATCTATTGATCAAGGAGGCGGCGCTATCCTAG
- a CDS encoding ABC transporter ATP-binding protein, whose protein sequence is MQTVLEVGGLKLYYRTRQGLVKAVDGVSFTLKSGEVLAIVGESGSGKSSLGYAIMRLLPENVALYEGKIVLYDTDRAFDIVSLDEETLRREVRWKRISMVFQASMNAIDPVSTIGDFIYRILREHRPLNKNESLKLAADALKSVGLPATVLNMYPFELSGGMKQRVIIALAIIMRPLVVILDEPTSALDVITQANIISLLKELKRDTSMILITHDLALASEIADRIAVMYAGKIVEVGDIDDILTSPKHPYTMALLGSTPTLRQDKELGFIKGQVPSLINPPPGCRFHPRCPFAMDVCSKEEPPEAELARGHKVSCWLVRS, encoded by the coding sequence GTGCAAACCGTCTTAGAAGTGGGGGGGCTCAAGCTCTACTACAGAACAAGGCAGGGGCTTGTCAAAGCTGTAGACGGCGTCTCCTTCACGTTAAAAAGCGGTGAGGTCTTGGCGATAGTAGGAGAGTCGGGCAGCGGGAAATCATCGCTAGGGTATGCCATAATGCGCCTATTGCCTGAAAATGTGGCACTCTACGAGGGAAAAATTGTTCTATACGATACAGATAGAGCATTTGATATAGTGTCGCTTGATGAGGAGACGTTAAGGAGAGAGGTGAGGTGGAAGCGTATTTCTATGGTGTTCCAAGCGTCTATGAACGCCATAGACCCCGTCTCTACTATCGGCGATTTTATATACCGGATCTTAAGAGAGCATAGGCCGCTTAACAAGAACGAGAGCTTAAAGCTAGCGGCCGACGCCTTGAAATCGGTGGGTCTACCTGCGACAGTGCTCAACATGTATCCCTTCGAGCTCTCAGGCGGTATGAAACAGAGAGTCATAATAGCCCTGGCTATTATCATGAGACCTCTCGTGGTGATCCTCGATGAGCCGACCTCGGCGCTGGACGTAATAACTCAAGCTAATATAATCTCACTCCTAAAGGAGTTAAAGAGGGATACATCTATGATACTGATTACACACGATCTGGCCCTGGCCTCGGAGATTGCGGACAGAATCGCAGTTATGTACGCTGGAAAGATAGTGGAAGTAGGAGATATCGACGATATACTGACGTCGCCGAAACATCCCTATACTATGGCATTACTTGGATCTACTCCGACTTTGAGACAAGATAAAGAGCTGGGGTTCATCAAAGGGCAGGTGCCCAGCCTAATTAATCCGCCGCCTGGCTGCCGCTTCCATCCGCGCTGTCCCTTCGCTATGGATGTATGTAGCAAAGAGGAGCCCCCTGAAGCCGAGCTAGCCAGAGGACATAAAGTGAGCTGTTGGCTAGTGAGATCATGA
- the argF gene encoding ornithine carbamoyltransferase: MLRGRDLLSLMEFKPDEVIMLLEMSKSLKARYHAGEIIVPIHAGKTAILIFEKPSTRTRVSTSVAAYQLGMNVIVTSAQELQLGRGETVADTARTLSRYVHVIAARVYSHSSLEELAQYADVPVINLLSDKFHPLQALADALTLWEKKGKLSGLKVAFVGDVGNNVAASLAVIGSKLGWEVRLIGPRQLWRNDISKLSDDADKTGASIYQSDSLEDVKGVDAVYTDVWVSMGFEKEAEERVRLLRPYQVDGRVMSLAGPQALFMHCLPAHRGQEVTDDVIDGPRSVVWDQAENRLHTAKAALAALTP, encoded by the coding sequence ATGCTAAGGGGCAGAGATCTGTTGAGCCTCATGGAGTTTAAGCCGGACGAGGTTATAATGTTGCTAGAGATGTCCAAGTCCCTCAAGGCGAGGTACCACGCAGGGGAAATCATTGTTCCTATACATGCCGGGAAGACTGCAATATTGATCTTTGAGAAGCCCTCCACGAGGACTAGGGTCTCCACCTCCGTGGCAGCCTACCAGCTTGGCATGAACGTCATAGTGACCTCGGCGCAGGAGCTACAGTTGGGCCGTGGGGAGACTGTGGCCGATACTGCGCGGACGCTGTCTAGGTATGTACACGTCATCGCGGCAAGGGTGTACAGCCACAGCTCGCTGGAGGAGCTCGCCCAGTATGCCGACGTCCCCGTCATTAACCTCCTCTCGGACAAATTCCACCCGCTCCAAGCCCTCGCGGATGCTCTCACGTTGTGGGAAAAGAAGGGAAAGTTGAGCGGGCTTAAGGTCGCCTTTGTCGGCGATGTTGGGAACAATGTGGCGGCGAGCCTGGCCGTGATAGGGTCGAAGCTGGGATGGGAGGTCAGATTAATTGGGCCCAGACAGCTGTGGCGTAACGATATCTCCAAGCTCTCCGATGATGCGGACAAGACTGGCGCCAGTATATACCAGAGCGACTCGCTAGAGGACGTAAAGGGCGTAGACGCAGTCTACACCGACGTGTGGGTCTCCATGGGGTTTGAGAAAGAGGCCGAGGAGCGGGTGAGACTTCTGAGGCCCTATCAAGTAGACGGCCGAGTTATGTCCCTGGCCGGGCCTCAAGCGCTCTTCATGCACTGTCTGCCGGCGCACAGAGGTCAGGAGGTCACAGACGATGTGATAGATGGGCCGAGGTCTGTGGTGTGGGATCAGGCCGAGAACAGGCTGCACACAGCCAAGGCCGCCCTGGCGGCTCTGACGCCCTAA
- a CDS encoding HIT family protein — translation MDCIFCKIIKGELPAWKVYEDEDLVVFLDKYPASYGHLLVVPKRHYESVFDAPDDVVARGFTTAAFFARVWKRLGAKGVNIVTNAGREAGQMIFHFHIHVIPRWGGNLAWHGKEEIKEEVAKEVVEKLKSALARPI, via the coding sequence ATGGACTGCATATTCTGTAAAATAATCAAGGGGGAGTTGCCCGCCTGGAAAGTATATGAGGACGAAGACCTCGTGGTATTTTTAGATAAATATCCAGCGTCTTATGGACACTTATTGGTTGTGCCCAAGAGGCACTACGAGAGCGTGTTCGACGCGCCCGACGACGTAGTGGCGAGGGGCTTCACGACTGCCGCGTTCTTCGCCAGAGTTTGGAAAAGGCTGGGCGCCAAGGGCGTCAACATAGTCACAAACGCCGGGAGAGAGGCCGGGCAGATGATATTCCACTTCCATATACACGTGATCCCGAGGTGGGGCGGCAACCTCGCGTGGCACGGCAAAGAGGAGATAAAAGAGGAGGTCGCAAAAGAGGTCGTCGAAAAATTAAAGTCTGCTCTCGCTAGGCCGATTTAG
- the dph5 gene encoding diphthine synthase translates to MARLYVVGLGISPAFLTEAAKEALERSDCVFADSYTSYYDFSKLGARVTLLDRRELEDRSGAAIEECLRRGKDAALLVPGDPLTATAHAALIAEFRRKGHEVVVIPGVSIVCAALSASCLSVYKLGGVATVTYPRLGVYSLRPYEVVEQNLQRGLHTLLLLDIRDDGGFMTPSDAANILMELEARERRGVFSGDRRVITVYRLGWPEGGVAAAPLAELASSAYPAPAVIIVPARLSPVERECLVSLYGAPLDI, encoded by the coding sequence ATGGCAAGGCTCTACGTAGTGGGGCTGGGGATCTCGCCTGCGTTTTTGACTGAGGCCGCCAAGGAGGCCTTGGAGCGCTCCGATTGCGTCTTCGCCGACTCCTACACAAGCTACTACGACTTCAGCAAGCTCGGCGCTCGCGTCACTCTTTTGGACAGGAGGGAGCTCGAGGATAGAAGTGGGGCAGCCATAGAGGAGTGTCTGAGGAGGGGCAAGGACGCCGCCCTCTTGGTCCCCGGAGATCCCCTCACGGCCACTGCCCACGCCGCCCTCATAGCTGAGTTCAGGAGGAAGGGCCACGAGGTCGTGGTGATACCTGGAGTGTCCATAGTCTGCGCTGCGTTGTCGGCATCGTGTCTCTCAGTATATAAGCTCGGAGGCGTGGCCACTGTGACGTACCCGAGGCTGGGAGTTTACTCGCTGAGGCCCTACGAGGTGGTCGAGCAGAATCTGCAGAGGGGTCTCCACACGCTTCTGCTCCTCGATATAAGAGACGACGGAGGCTTCATGACGCCCTCGGACGCCGCCAATATACTGATGGAGCTTGAGGCGCGGGAGAGGAGGGGGGTCTTCAGCGGAGATAGAAGAGTGATAACGGTCTATCGCCTCGGTTGGCCCGAGGGAGGCGTAGCCGCGGCTCCGTTGGCCGAGTTGGCCTCTTCTGCATATCCAGCGCCGGCGGTAATCATAGTGCCCGCACGCCTCAGCCCTGTGGAGAGGGAGTGCCTCGTCTCGCTCTACGGAGCTCCCTTAGACATATAA
- a CDS encoding ABC transporter permease yields MAQLKLYFGAGLVAFLAAFVLIGPLVYNVDPTLSSSSPLLPPSLSHPLGTDYLGRDVLARLIYGGRVPLGVALLATAISALIGAVLGMMSGYVGKWVDRVLTMIMDSLYAFPGLLMAMAIAAVLGPSPLNAALAIGFVYIPTYFRVARNETLVVKTFQYIEAAQALGASTRHIIIRHITPTLILTLVVIATINLADAILTEAALAFFGYTVVPPTPDWGADLSSAKSYILNGAWWLLLPGLMIVLAALGFSLLGDSLAEKYGLRKKI; encoded by the coding sequence ATGGCACAGCTGAAGCTTTATTTCGGGGCTGGTCTTGTGGCCTTCCTAGCCGCATTCGTGCTTATAGGGCCGTTGGTGTACAACGTGGATCCCACGTTATCTTCCTCAAGCCCTCTTCTTCCTCCAAGTCTAAGCCATCCTTTAGGAACCGATTATTTAGGGAGAGACGTTTTGGCCAGACTTATCTACGGCGGAAGAGTGCCCTTGGGCGTGGCATTGTTAGCCACAGCTATTTCGGCCCTCATCGGAGCCGTATTGGGCATGATGTCGGGCTATGTGGGAAAATGGGTAGATAGAGTGTTGACTATGATCATGGATAGCCTTTACGCCTTTCCAGGACTATTAATGGCGATGGCGATAGCCGCCGTGTTGGGCCCTAGTCCTCTTAACGCGGCCTTAGCGATAGGCTTCGTATATATACCCACTTACTTCCGAGTTGCACGTAATGAGACGTTGGTCGTGAAGACGTTTCAATATATCGAGGCCGCTCAAGCCCTCGGTGCATCCACCCGGCACATCATCATAAGGCATATCACGCCCACTCTAATTCTGACGTTAGTAGTAATAGCCACAATAAATCTTGCCGATGCCATCTTGACAGAAGCCGCTCTGGCGTTCTTCGGCTACACAGTAGTCCCTCCGACGCCCGACTGGGGGGCCGACTTGTCCTCAGCGAAGTCCTATATACTGAATGGGGCATGGTGGCTACTATTGCCAGGCCTTATGATCGTCTTGGCTGCGTTGGGGTTCTCTCTATTGGGCGATAGCCTTGCCGAAAAATACGGATTGAGAAAAAAGATATAG
- a CDS encoding ABC transporter permease, giving the protein MSPLRYILLRLALALPTMFILLTVVFIILRVIPGNPIEAIVGQKAPPEYVQQLMHQAGLDKPLYLQYIDYIKGVFTGNLGTSFVDSRPVIDDIMARFPATVELAISSFLVSVAIGHILAFLASYFRKNVDEAVRLYAIIAYILFIPFFGLALQLVFGVYLKVLPVGGRITPGLEPPHYTGLYVVDSIISADWPALISALKHLVLPSITLGVVISGVFTRFIRNNMVKMLEEDFITTYRAAGLSKWRILMRAYRAALVPTITMMGLQLALLLQGAVLTETTFSWPGLGTLLLERIQYLDYPTVQGIVIFYVIIVVIINIIVDLINIVVDPRLRRGSWHS; this is encoded by the coding sequence ATGAGTCCGCTCAGATACATATTACTGAGGCTCGCGCTGGCCTTGCCCACTATGTTTATTCTCCTTACCGTAGTCTTCATCATACTCAGGGTGATACCTGGAAACCCTATAGAGGCGATAGTGGGCCAGAAGGCGCCGCCCGAGTATGTCCAACAGTTGATGCATCAGGCCGGGTTAGATAAACCGCTCTATCTTCAATATATCGACTACATAAAGGGAGTCTTCACGGGCAACTTAGGGACTAGCTTCGTCGATAGTAGGCCGGTGATTGACGACATAATGGCTAGGTTCCCGGCAACTGTAGAGCTCGCTATATCCTCGTTTTTAGTGAGTGTGGCAATAGGGCATATACTGGCGTTCCTCGCTTCATATTTTAGGAAAAACGTAGACGAGGCTGTTAGACTTTATGCTATAATTGCATACATTTTGTTTATACCCTTCTTCGGCCTGGCGCTCCAGCTTGTGTTCGGGGTTTATTTGAAGGTTTTGCCTGTAGGCGGCAGAATTACGCCGGGTCTGGAGCCGCCTCATTACACTGGGCTATATGTCGTTGACTCCATAATATCTGCCGATTGGCCGGCCCTAATCAGCGCCTTGAAACATCTAGTGCTGCCCTCTATAACTTTGGGGGTTGTTATCTCGGGCGTGTTCACGAGATTCATAAGAAACAATATGGTGAAGATGTTGGAAGAGGACTTTATAACCACTTACAGAGCGGCTGGGCTATCGAAGTGGCGCATCTTAATGAGGGCGTACAGAGCAGCCCTCGTGCCAACAATCACAATGATGGGTCTTCAGCTAGCGTTGTTGCTTCAAGGAGCTGTGTTGACAGAGACAACGTTCTCTTGGCCGGGCCTGGGAACGCTGCTACTTGAAAGAATACAATATTTAGATTATCCAACAGTACAAGGTATTGTTATATTTTATGTTATCATTGTCGTTATAATAAATATAATAGTAGATTTAATAAATATAGTAGTTGACCCCAGGCTCAGGAGGGGCTCATGGCACAGCTGA
- a CDS encoding DUF72 domain-containing protein: MTEVFVGTSGWLYDWNPDSLDWYVESSGLNAVELNATFYRYPFRSQVASWARRGSRLRWSVKVHRYITHTKRLKEDALGAWARFKELMAQLDPYVDFYLVQLPPAFDKRDRHVERLRSFAESTGLGRRLAVEFRHASWFNEDTVKLCEELGITAVSVDEPGYTWIVATGDIVYLRLHGRTSWYAHEYSEEELRELADAVLSLRPKRVYAFFNNDHWMLENARAMMRLFSKR, encoded by the coding sequence ATGACCGAAGTATTCGTTGGAACTAGCGGCTGGCTGTACGACTGGAATCCCGACTCCCTAGACTGGTACGTAGAGAGCTCGGGGCTCAACGCAGTGGAGTTGAATGCAACGTTCTACAGATATCCATTTAGGAGCCAGGTGGCGAGTTGGGCGAGGAGGGGGTCAAGGCTCCGTTGGTCCGTCAAAGTACACCGCTATATAACCCACACCAAGAGGCTCAAGGAGGACGCCCTAGGCGCCTGGGCTAGGTTCAAGGAGCTGATGGCTCAGCTCGACCCCTATGTGGACTTCTACTTGGTCCAACTCCCGCCTGCATTCGACAAGAGGGATAGACACGTGGAGAGGCTCAGATCGTTCGCCGAATCGACCGGGCTGGGCCGCCGCCTGGCCGTCGAGTTCAGACACGCGAGTTGGTTCAACGAGGACACAGTGAAGCTCTGCGAGGAGCTGGGGATAACGGCAGTGTCGGTGGATGAGCCGGGCTACACTTGGATCGTCGCAACTGGAGACATAGTTTACTTAAGGCTCCACGGGCGCACCTCTTGGTACGCCCACGAGTACAGCGAAGAGGAGCTAAGGGAGCTGGCTGATGCCGTGCTCTCGTTGAGACCTAAGAGGGTCTATGCCTTCTTTAACAACGACCACTGGATGTTGGAGAACGCCCGCGCGATGATGCGCCTATTTAGTAAACGATAA
- a CDS encoding protein-tyrosine phosphatase family protein, with the protein MECPYFVEPNLAGSCMPGRADLGKITSLGIKHVVALAEDWEFKFYGGWEGVHEYKEELEDRGVKLLHWPTPDGHPPQDLLALVRIIESLLRAGPVMVHCVGGIGRTPTTLAAYLIYKGADVHEALRRVSEAVPSISISEEQYNALLELEAELRG; encoded by the coding sequence GTGGAATGCCCCTATTTTGTTGAGCCGAACTTGGCCGGCAGCTGTATGCCGGGGAGAGCCGACTTGGGCAAAATTACATCTCTCGGCATAAAACACGTCGTGGCTCTCGCTGAGGACTGGGAGTTTAAGTTCTACGGAGGTTGGGAGGGAGTTCACGAGTACAAGGAAGAGCTGGAGGACAGAGGAGTTAAGTTGCTCCACTGGCCTACGCCGGATGGCCACCCGCCTCAAGACCTCCTGGCGCTAGTCCGCATAATTGAGTCGCTCCTGAGGGCTGGGCCCGTCATGGTGCACTGCGTCGGAGGCATAGGCAGGACTCCAACGACTCTGGCAGCATATCTTATATATAAGGGGGCGGATGTCCACGAGGCCCTCAGAAGGGTGTCCGAGGCCGTCCCCTCGATCTCTATAAGCGAGGAGCAGTACAACGCCCTCCTTGAGCTCGAGGCGGAGCTCAGAGGATGA
- a CDS encoding MaoC family dehydratase, which yields MGLTYDEFQPGARIVSHGVTVTESHIVQFAGLTGDHNPLHLDEAYAKGTIFGGRIAHGLLTLSLAVGLIAHYLYGTTIALLEAGGRFLKPVKIGDTIRVEAEVVDKRPSEKYDGGIVHLRLDVKNDRGDTVAVAEIKALVSRKRWQGST from the coding sequence ATGGGGCTCACCTACGACGAGTTTCAGCCCGGCGCGAGGATAGTGAGCCACGGCGTCACCGTCACAGAGTCCCACATAGTCCAATTTGCAGGCCTCACGGGCGACCATAACCCGCTTCATCTAGACGAAGCTTACGCCAAGGGCACTATATTCGGCGGCAGGATCGCCCACGGCCTCCTTACTCTTTCTCTAGCAGTGGGGCTCATAGCACACTATCTGTACGGAACCACCATAGCGTTGTTGGAGGCTGGCGGAAGGTTCCTCAAGCCGGTCAAGATAGGCGACACTATACGCGTGGAGGCCGAGGTGGTCGACAAAAGGCCCTCTGAGAAATACGACGGAGGTATAGTGCACCTGAGGCTTGACGTCAAGAACGACCGGGGCGACACAGTCGCCGTGGCTGAGATAAAGGCTCTGGTGTCGCGTAAGAGATGGCAAGGCTCTACGTAG
- a CDS encoding ABC transporter substrate-binding protein: MRTSTIIAVVVVAIIVIAALAYLVSQASKPSPAATTTSATPTTTPTATSVPTTTTAQAGPTLTIGVTDKVTELDPAMAYDFFTWEIFYNTMSGLVMYKPGTTELIPALATSWEVKDNGTVWIFHLRHDAKFCDGTPVTAQNVVWSIERVMRINGDPAWLVTYFVKNVTALDNYTVMFVLKRPVAYFLALLATPPYFPVSPKYNPTQVDPDQTAGGAGPYCISKFVRDQVIILTANPYWYGPQPYYKTVIIRFYSDSSALRLALQSGEIDIAWRTLSPPDLQALRASGKYEVIEIPSMFIRYMVINTRMINNTLVREALAAAVCRSQIINVVFNGTMSPLYTMIPSGMWGAVPVFKQLYGDCNTTLAQQLLQKAGYSANNKLVIDLWYTPSHYGSTEQDIAALLKQQLEATGMIQVNIRSAEWSTYTDYARKGVMEVYLLGWYPDYLDPDDYMVPFFRTGANSWLGNGYSNPTVDALLDKASVLVNQTQRAQIYAEVQYIIAREAPIVPLFQGKLFIVAKPGIKIVVDPTMILRYWLISYSGQSS, from the coding sequence ATGAGAACCTCAACAATAATAGCGGTCGTGGTAGTTGCAATAATAGTTATAGCGGCCTTAGCCTATTTAGTTTCTCAAGCCAGCAAACCATCGCCGGCGGCTACGACTACAAGCGCTACCCCGACTACAACGCCGACTGCAACGTCTGTCCCAACTACAACGACAGCGCAGGCCGGGCCGACATTAACTATAGGTGTTACGGACAAGGTGACCGAGCTGGACCCAGCAATGGCCTACGACTTCTTTACGTGGGAGATATTCTACAACACTATGTCGGGGCTCGTCATGTATAAGCCGGGCACTACTGAGCTAATTCCGGCCCTTGCGACTAGTTGGGAGGTTAAAGATAACGGCACTGTTTGGATATTCCACTTGAGACACGATGCAAAGTTCTGCGACGGTACGCCGGTAACGGCACAGAACGTGGTGTGGTCTATCGAGAGAGTCATGAGGATTAACGGAGATCCGGCGTGGCTAGTTACATATTTCGTTAAGAATGTCACAGCTCTGGACAACTACACAGTGATGTTCGTGCTCAAAAGGCCTGTCGCCTATTTCCTGGCCCTTCTGGCAACTCCGCCCTACTTCCCTGTTAGTCCCAAATACAACCCAACACAAGTGGATCCAGATCAAACAGCAGGAGGGGCCGGCCCCTACTGTATATCTAAGTTCGTAAGAGATCAGGTTATAATACTGACCGCTAATCCATACTGGTACGGGCCACAGCCCTATTACAAGACAGTTATCATCAGGTTCTACAGCGATTCCTCTGCGCTTAGATTGGCGCTTCAGAGCGGCGAAATAGATATAGCTTGGCGCACGCTCAGTCCGCCAGACCTCCAAGCGCTTAGAGCTAGCGGCAAGTACGAGGTGATCGAAATTCCAAGCATGTTCATACGGTATATGGTTATAAACACTAGGATGATAAACAATACGCTAGTCAGAGAGGCGCTTGCCGCCGCTGTGTGCAGATCTCAGATAATCAACGTGGTATTCAACGGCACAATGTCTCCGCTCTACACAATGATACCATCCGGCATGTGGGGAGCTGTGCCTGTGTTTAAACAGTTGTACGGAGATTGTAATACTACTCTGGCCCAACAGTTGCTTCAGAAAGCTGGATACTCGGCGAACAATAAGCTTGTCATAGATCTATGGTATACTCCATCGCACTATGGAAGCACCGAGCAAGATATAGCCGCATTGCTGAAACAACAATTGGAGGCTACTGGAATGATACAAGTGAACATAAGATCGGCCGAGTGGAGCACGTATACTGATTATGCCAGGAAGGGCGTGATGGAGGTATATCTGTTGGGTTGGTATCCTGACTATCTTGACCCAGACGACTACATGGTGCCCTTCTTCAGAACTGGCGCAAACTCGTGGTTGGGCAACGGCTACTCGAACCCAACTGTCGACGCCTTATTGGATAAGGCATCTGTTCTAGTGAACCAGACTCAGAGAGCTCAGATATATGCAGAGGTGCAGTACATAATAGCTAGAGAAGCCCCCATCGTGCCCTTATTCCAAGGCAAATTGTTTATAGTGGCCAAGCCAGGCATTAAGATAGTCGTGGATCCCACGATGATATTGAGATACTGGCTTATTTCATATAGCGGCCAATCATCCTAA
- a CDS encoding aldo/keto reductase, whose amino-acid sequence MEYITLGRTDMKASRIGMGAWQFDENAWGPMDYERAKSVVARAYEAGINFFDTAAVYGRGRSEEFLGRAIAELGLREHVYIATKIPGEWHRRNDVFKSVENQRRRLRVDAIDLIQLHWPSCWHNVPICETMKALEELVDRGLVRYIGVSNYPTQLLDAARSCLSKTDIVTSQNRYNLLEREADKELLGYLKRNGIVLIAWSPLAKGAVTGKYTPQSLPQFNDVRRNDPLFQPENLKAAMPLIEEVKRLAVKYNKTPAQIALNWLIRDPHIYPIPGAKSPEQAIENAGAAGWRLSDEDWASLDKVSREVAEKISYVTY is encoded by the coding sequence ATGGAGTACATAACATTGGGGAGAACCGATATGAAAGCGTCAAGGATAGGAATGGGGGCTTGGCAGTTCGACGAAAACGCGTGGGGCCCCATGGACTACGAGAGGGCGAAGTCCGTTGTGGCCAGGGCCTATGAGGCGGGCATAAACTTCTTCGACACAGCCGCCGTATATGGCAGAGGGAGGTCGGAGGAGTTCTTGGGCAGAGCTATAGCGGAACTCGGGCTGAGGGAGCACGTCTACATAGCCACGAAGATACCGGGGGAGTGGCACAGACGTAACGACGTTTTCAAATCTGTGGAGAACCAGAGACGTCGCCTCAGAGTTGACGCAATAGATCTGATACAGCTCCACTGGCCATCCTGTTGGCACAACGTCCCCATATGTGAGACCATGAAGGCATTGGAGGAGCTCGTGGACAGAGGCCTCGTGAGGTATATAGGCGTGAGCAACTATCCGACACAGCTGTTAGATGCGGCTCGATCTTGTCTATCTAAGACGGACATCGTGACGAGCCAGAACCGTTACAACTTGTTGGAGAGGGAGGCCGACAAGGAGCTATTGGGCTATCTCAAGAGGAATGGAATAGTCCTCATCGCCTGGTCTCCGTTAGCTAAGGGCGCCGTCACAGGCAAATATACCCCCCAGAGCCTCCCTCAGTTCAACGACGTGAGGAGGAACGATCCTCTATTCCAGCCCGAGAACTTGAAGGCAGCCATGCCGCTTATAGAGGAGGTCAAGAGGCTCGCGGTGAAGTACAACAAGACGCCGGCCCAGATAGCGCTCAACTGGCTCATAAGAGATCCCCACATATATCCGATCCCCGGCGCCAAATCCCCCGAGCAAGCCATCGAGAATGCGGGCGCCGCCGGCTGGCGCCTCTCCGACGAGGACTGGGCCTCGTTGGACAAGGTCAGCAGAGAGGTCGCCGAAAAGATAAGCTATGTGACCTATTAG